The segment CCAGCCTGCGCGCCCTCGGGGTCGACGCCATCGGCCTCTACCAGCTCCACCGGCCCGACCCCAAGGTCCCGTTCCTCGAGTCGGTCGGGGCCATGGCCGAGCTCAAGGCGGCCGGCAAGGTCCGGCTCGTCGGCCTCTCCAACGTCAGCGTCGACCAGGTCAAGCAGGCCCGCCAGGCCGTCGAGGTGGCCAGCGTCCAGAACGAGTTCTCGCCCCGCTTCCGCCGCTCCGAGGGCGAGCTGGCCTTCTGCGCCGCCGAGCGGATCGCCTTCCTGCCCTGGAGCCCACTGGGCGGGATCGGGCGGGGCCGCGACCTGGGCGGCCGCCATGCCGCCTTCGCCGAGGTCGCCGCCGCCCACGGCGTCTCGCCTCAGCAGGTCGCCCTGGCCTGGGAGCTGGCCAAGGCCCCGGTGGTCATCCCCATCCCCGGGGCCAGCCGTCCCGAGACCATCACCGACAGCGCCGCCGCCGCGACCCTGCGCCTGAGCGCCGACGACCTGGCCCGCCTGGACCGGATCTAGCCGGACCGGACCCGGCGACGCGAACGGGGGAGCCGGTCGGCTCCCCCGTGTGGATCGTGGTGGCTAGGTGTGGAGCACGCCGATGCCCTCGTGCTCGGCGGTGCCGCCCCGGCCGTTCACCTGGACGAGCAGGTGGCCGTTGAAGGACTGGTCCGGGTAGCGCCAGGAGACGGACCAGCGCTCGCCGTCCTCGCCGGCGCGGTCGACCCCGAGCAGCTTGGCGTAGGCCCGGGTGCCGGTCCCGGTGGGGACCAGCAGCACGCGGACCTCGCCGGCGCCGAAGGCCCGGACCCGGACGGTGAAGGTCCCCGACCCGGTGAGGGTCACGAGCCTGGCCGAGCCGACCGCGGGCGGGTTGGTGGTGACGCCGAGGATCTGCGGCTTGTGGTCGCTGTTGACGAACCGGACACGGACGGCGGAGGCCTCGATGATCCCGGGGCCGGCGCCGGTGTCGCCGCTGAAGACGACCCAGCCGGCGTCGACGCCGGGGGTCGGGGTGGCGAAGGTGATCTGGCCGAGGAACGGCGACAGCTCGGTCCCGCCGCCGTTCACGAAGCCCTTGCCGAGGACGTGGTCGGGGCCGCGCCGGTCCTGGGTGACGGTGACGTGCACGGTGCCCTCGTAGGAGACGGACTGGCCGCTCACCGTGAGCGGGGACTGGATGCGGGCGAAGGGCAGCGGCTGGGCGACCTCGATGTCGGCGGCCTTGGCCCCGGTGGGGACCCAGCCGTTGGTGTAGCGGTGGAGCTGCACCAGCGTGGTCACCCGGTCGAACGCGCGCCCGCCCTCGCCGGCCTTCGGGTGGAGGCCGACCTCGGCGGTGGCGGACCCGGTCTTCCGGTAGGACGCGGCCACCGGGTCGCGCATGCCGAGCTCGCGCAGGAAGGCGACCCCGGCCGCCCTGGCGGCCTGCT is part of the Actinomycetota bacterium genome and harbors:
- a CDS encoding aldo/keto reductase, which gives rise to MPTRRLGGLQVGAVGLGEMPMSLAGRPDEDRSIRTIHAALDAGVTLVDTADAYCLDGSEIGHGERLVRKALDAWPGDRDRVLVATKGGHTREGREWGLDGRPEHLRQACEASLRALGVDAIGLYQLHRPDPKVPFLESVGAMAELKAAGKVRLVGLSNVSVDQVKQARQAVEVASVQNEFSPRFRRSEGELAFCAAERIAFLPWSPLGGIGRGRDLGGRHAAFAEVAAAHGVSPQQVALAWELAKAPVVIPIPGASRPETITDSAAAATLRLSADDLARLDRI
- a CDS encoding Gmad2 immunoglobulin-like domain-containing protein, with the protein product MRPVHIRLIAGGGVLAVALGVGTAFVVGRDSPVQPTAVATPTTTVPAPTGVVAGKDDGRGPETTTPKPLNRDQQAARAAGVAFLRELGMRDPVAASYRKTGSATAEVGLHPKAGEGGRAFDRVTTLVQLHRYTNGWVPTGAKAADIEVAQPLPFARIQSPLTVSGQSVSYEGTVHVTVTQDRRGPDHVLGKGFVNGGGTELSPFLGQITFATPTPGVDAGWVVFSGDTGAGPGIIEASAVRVRFVNSDHKPQILGVTTNPPAVGSARLVTLTGSGTFTVRVRAFGAGEVRVLLVPTGTGTRAYAKLLGVDRAGEDGERWSVSWRYPDQSFNGHLLVQVNGRGGTAEHEGIGVLHT